The following nucleotide sequence is from Apium graveolens cultivar Ventura chromosome 4, ASM990537v1, whole genome shotgun sequence.
CACTCGCAGGAAGCAGCGCTTCGAAGAAAGCTTCGACTTCTCGTAGTAGCAAAGCAGGCCTTCAGTTCCCCGTCGGTCGTATCGCTCGTTTTCTCAAAGCCGGCAAGTACGCTCAGCGTGTCGGCGCTGGTGCCCCTGTTTACCTCGCCGCCGTTCTCGAATACCTCGCCGCCGAGGTAGTTACTTATTTAATTGATTGATTGAATTGATAAATTTTTGATATTGttgtgtttttgattgattgattgattgaaTTATGGTTTGATTAGGTTTTGGAATTGGCCGGGAACGCGGCGAGAGATAACAAGAAGACTAGAGTTGTTCCGAGACACATTCAATTGGCGGTGAGAAATGACGAGGAGTTGAGTAAGCTATTGGGAGCGGTTACGATTGCGAACGGTGGAGTTATGCCCAATATTCATGTTAATTTGTTGCCCAGGAAGGCTGCTGCTTCCAAAGGCGGCGATGAAGATTAGACTCTCAAAGTATTGATTTAGGGATTGGTGGTGGGGGTTTATTATTATTGTTCTTTGAGGGGATAGGATTAGTGATTGTGTAGATTGTTTCGTAGTAGTTTCAATGCTGATTTGTGATTTACGTTTTTTAGATTATTAGTAGAGATTCGAGTTTAAGTTCAATGAAATAGTGCTTTTTTTAAATCATATTTATGATTTATTGCAACTATATTTTTTTATAACTATCTACCGATTATGATGTAACTATAGGGGATAGACCTTGTTTACACAAGCTTTATCAAGCATATATGATAAAACACAGGAATTGTAACTTGAAATTTAACCATGGAATATTTTAAAATACTTTGATTTTGGCAGAAGATAATAGGTTTGATTGCTTCTGTTTGTCATAAAATCAGAATCAATTATTCGCATAATTTATTTTCTGTTTGTTTGTTAGAAATGAAACGGAAGGTTATGTAAATTAGGAAGAAGTGAACGGAAAGTATTTATTGGGGTTTTGGAATCTTTGAAagattttttttttcattttagGATTTAATTAGGATTTCGGCCATGTTAAAAAATCAAACTGAATCAGCTTGGCTGATTTTGGGATTTGGATACTTGAAATTATTTTATTCGACATTTGAAGACAATTTCATCGTAGTAACTAACTATCGGTTATGCAGCCctgttttttttttatttgaaattgGGCATCACATTTTTTAAACTTTGATTGGCAATTGTTAAATTTTGCATATTTTTTTAACAGAAATTTATTTGCATAGATTTGTTTAAACCTTTTGATGCAGCACAACCAATTGTATTGTAGTTGTGCAGGCCGAGGTCAACTTTTCTTTTAGCTGTGTATGTTTAGAAGGTCAGTAGCTCGCACTAGAGACCCCTCGGGCCTTCTCTTAGAATGAGGAAATGTTACGCTTTTACTGAACTAAAATTGGGCTCGTCCAAAAAGTAGCTCAATAAATTATGGGCCTGTTtgggaagaagaaaataagttgCTTATGGACTTATAAGTCCGTAAgtacttatcgacgagtgtttatACAGCCAATTTATAAGTAAGATTTTTCAATTTATAAGTTGATAAGTtaaatgttagtaacgacgtacttttttcaacttattttgatttttcgcCTTTTTATCAACTTAAGTTTaaaaaaacatatttttaaatattaatctaatCTCAAATTCACAAAATAAGATAattatattcaaaaattatttattttaattaatttatgtaaaaaaattctgacttatcaaacacttatataacttataatgATTTAGTTACTTATCACTTATAGATTAGTTATCtgttttaagttataagttacttattttaacgTTTTCCAAAAATGCCC
It contains:
- the LOC141721272 gene encoding putative histone H2A.3, producing MAGRGKSLAGSSASKKASTSRSSKAGLQFPVGRIARFLKAGKYAQRVGAGAPVYLAAVLEYLAAEVLELAGNAARDNKKTRVVPRHIQLAVRNDEELSKLLGAVTIANGGVMPNIHVNLLPRKAAASKGGDED